A part of Bombus affinis isolate iyBomAffi1 chromosome 12, iyBomAffi1.2, whole genome shotgun sequence genomic DNA contains:
- the LOC126922821 gene encoding probable methylmalonate-semialdehyde dehydrogenase [acylating], mitochondrial isoform X1, translating to MLYLSFFEQETYGSPWKLIRLHVIRRIELDYRSGTRDYFTAQFVARTYSSSVPTVKMYIDGQFVESKATEFTDVHDPATNELLCRTPKCTKEEMETAVKSAKEAYKKWKNTSVLTRQTLMLKYQTLIREHSKEIAENMVKENGKTMADAEGDVLRGLQVVDACTAIPCLQMGESTPNIATDMDIISYKVPLGVTASICPFNFPAMIPLWSFPVSVACGNATILKPSERVPGASMILADLFAKAGAPPGLLNVIHGQHAAVDFICEHPDIKAVSFVGSDQAGKYIYRQSSAHGKRVQCNMGAKNHCVVLPDANKNKTLSQIVGAAFGAAGQRCMALSVAIFVGKSKDWVTELVEAAKRLKVNAGHVPGTDLGPVISPRSKKRICDLIETGVKDGATLALDGRGLVVSGFEKGNFVGPTVLTNVKTSMQCYTEEIFGPVLSCIFADTLDEAIDIINKCPYGNGTAVFTSNGATARAFVNRIEAGQVGVNVPIPVPLPMFSFTGNKGSFLGDNHFYGKHGINFHTQVKTITQLWRSGDAGDIASSTAMPTMQ from the exons ATGCTGTATTTAAGCTTTTTCGAGCAAGAAACATACGGGTCTCCGTGGAAGTTGATACGTTTGCAcgttatccgacggatagaatTGGACTATCGATCAGGGACTCGAGATTATTTTACG GCGCAATTTGTCGCAAGGACTTACAGCAGTAGCGTACCAACGGTTAAGATGTACATTGATGGCCAATTCGTAG AATCGAAGGCCACAGAGTTCACCGACGTTCATGATCCAGCAACGAACGAGCTGTTATGTCGCACGCCAAAGTGCACGAAAGAGGAAATGGAGACAGCCGTGAAAAGTGCGAAGGAAGCGTATAAGAAATGGAAAAATACCAGTGTATTAACTAGGCAAACGCTGATGCTTAAGTATCAAACTCTCATACGCGAACATTCG AAAGAAATCGCAGAGAACATGGTGAAGGAAAATGGGAAAACAATGGCTGATGCCGAAGGCGACGTTCTTCGAGGACTTC AGGTCGTCGACGCGTGTACCGCGATTCCTTGCCTGCAAATGGGCGAGAGCACGCCAAACATCGCCACAGATATGGACATAATTTCCTACAAAGTTCCCCTTGGCGTAACTGCCTCCATCTGTCCGTTCAATTTCCCCGCGATGATACCTCTTTGGTCGTTTCCGGTCTCGGTCGCCTGTGGAAACGCCACGATTCTCAAACCGTCCGAGCGTGTACCAGGAGCTTCGATGATCCTGGCCGATCTATTCGCCAAAGCCGGTGCTCCACCAGGATTGTTGAACGTTATCCACGGCCAACACGCCGCTGTCGATTTCATCTGCGAGCATCCTGATATCAAGGCAGTTTCTTTCGTCGGTTCTGATCAAGCG GGAAAATACATTTACAGACAGAGCAGCGCgcatggaaaacgcgtgcagtGCAACATGGGTGCGAAGAATCATTGCGTGGTGCTGCCAGATGCGAATAAGAATAAAACCCTTTCTCAAATCGTGGGAGCTGCTTTCGGGGCTGCCGGCCAACGATGCATGGCGCTTTCTGTGGCAATATTCGTGGGTAAATCGAAGGATTGGGTGACAGAATTGGTGGAAGCCGCAAAGAGATTAAAGGTAAATGCGGGACACGTACCTGGAACCGATCTCGGGCCCGTTATATCTCCGCGATCTAAGAAGAGGATATGCGATCTGATCGAGACGGGGGTGAAAGATGGTGCCACGTTGGCTCTCGACGGCAGAGGTCTCGTTGTCAGTGGTTTCGAAAAGGGAAATTTCGTTGGACCAACCGTATTGACAAACGTGAAG ACCTCGATGCAATGTTACACAGAGGAAATCTTTGGGCCCGTTCTTTCGTGTATTTTCGCTGATACTTTGGACGAAGCTATCGACATTATTAACAAATGTCCTTATGGAAATGGAACTGCTGTGTTTACGTCGAACGGTGCAACGGCTAGAGCATTCGTAAATAGAATAGAGGCTGGCCAGGTTGGCGTAAACGTTCCTATTCCAGTGCCACTGCCCATGTTTAGTTTCACCGGAAATAAGGGATCTTTCTTAGGCGACAATCATTTTTACGGCAAGCAC GGTATAAATTTCCACACGCAAGTAAAAACGATAACGCAGCTGTGGAGATCCGGAGACGCTGGTGATATCGCTTCCTCGACGGCAATGCCAACCATGCAATAA
- the LOC126922821 gene encoding probable methylmalonate-semialdehyde dehydrogenase [acylating], mitochondrial isoform X3, translating into MLRVKVAWEKFQKTCRVNFRSESKATEFTDVHDPATNELLCRTPKCTKEEMETAVKSAKEAYKKWKNTSVLTRQTLMLKYQTLIREHSKEIAENMVKENGKTMADAEGDVLRGLQVVDACTAIPCLQMGESTPNIATDMDIISYKVPLGVTASICPFNFPAMIPLWSFPVSVACGNATILKPSERVPGASMILADLFAKAGAPPGLLNVIHGQHAAVDFICEHPDIKAVSFVGSDQAGKYIYRQSSAHGKRVQCNMGAKNHCVVLPDANKNKTLSQIVGAAFGAAGQRCMALSVAIFVGKSKDWVTELVEAAKRLKVNAGHVPGTDLGPVISPRSKKRICDLIETGVKDGATLALDGRGLVVSGFEKGNFVGPTVLTNVKTSMQCYTEEIFGPVLSCIFADTLDEAIDIINKCPYGNGTAVFTSNGATARAFVNRIEAGQVGVNVPIPVPLPMFSFTGNKGSFLGDNHFYGKHGINFHTQVKTITQLWRSGDAGDIASSTAMPTMQ; encoded by the exons ATGCTTCGAGTAAAAGTGGCATGGGAAAAGTTCCAAAAAACGTGTCGCGTCAATTTCAGAAGCG AATCGAAGGCCACAGAGTTCACCGACGTTCATGATCCAGCAACGAACGAGCTGTTATGTCGCACGCCAAAGTGCACGAAAGAGGAAATGGAGACAGCCGTGAAAAGTGCGAAGGAAGCGTATAAGAAATGGAAAAATACCAGTGTATTAACTAGGCAAACGCTGATGCTTAAGTATCAAACTCTCATACGCGAACATTCG AAAGAAATCGCAGAGAACATGGTGAAGGAAAATGGGAAAACAATGGCTGATGCCGAAGGCGACGTTCTTCGAGGACTTC AGGTCGTCGACGCGTGTACCGCGATTCCTTGCCTGCAAATGGGCGAGAGCACGCCAAACATCGCCACAGATATGGACATAATTTCCTACAAAGTTCCCCTTGGCGTAACTGCCTCCATCTGTCCGTTCAATTTCCCCGCGATGATACCTCTTTGGTCGTTTCCGGTCTCGGTCGCCTGTGGAAACGCCACGATTCTCAAACCGTCCGAGCGTGTACCAGGAGCTTCGATGATCCTGGCCGATCTATTCGCCAAAGCCGGTGCTCCACCAGGATTGTTGAACGTTATCCACGGCCAACACGCCGCTGTCGATTTCATCTGCGAGCATCCTGATATCAAGGCAGTTTCTTTCGTCGGTTCTGATCAAGCG GGAAAATACATTTACAGACAGAGCAGCGCgcatggaaaacgcgtgcagtGCAACATGGGTGCGAAGAATCATTGCGTGGTGCTGCCAGATGCGAATAAGAATAAAACCCTTTCTCAAATCGTGGGAGCTGCTTTCGGGGCTGCCGGCCAACGATGCATGGCGCTTTCTGTGGCAATATTCGTGGGTAAATCGAAGGATTGGGTGACAGAATTGGTGGAAGCCGCAAAGAGATTAAAGGTAAATGCGGGACACGTACCTGGAACCGATCTCGGGCCCGTTATATCTCCGCGATCTAAGAAGAGGATATGCGATCTGATCGAGACGGGGGTGAAAGATGGTGCCACGTTGGCTCTCGACGGCAGAGGTCTCGTTGTCAGTGGTTTCGAAAAGGGAAATTTCGTTGGACCAACCGTATTGACAAACGTGAAG ACCTCGATGCAATGTTACACAGAGGAAATCTTTGGGCCCGTTCTTTCGTGTATTTTCGCTGATACTTTGGACGAAGCTATCGACATTATTAACAAATGTCCTTATGGAAATGGAACTGCTGTGTTTACGTCGAACGGTGCAACGGCTAGAGCATTCGTAAATAGAATAGAGGCTGGCCAGGTTGGCGTAAACGTTCCTATTCCAGTGCCACTGCCCATGTTTAGTTTCACCGGAAATAAGGGATCTTTCTTAGGCGACAATCATTTTTACGGCAAGCAC GGTATAAATTTCCACACGCAAGTAAAAACGATAACGCAGCTGTGGAGATCCGGAGACGCTGGTGATATCGCTTCCTCGACGGCAATGCCAACCATGCAATAA
- the LOC126922821 gene encoding probable methylmalonate-semialdehyde dehydrogenase [acylating], mitochondrial isoform X2 — MAFLARIVKCEAQFVARTYSSSVPTVKMYIDGQFVESKATEFTDVHDPATNELLCRTPKCTKEEMETAVKSAKEAYKKWKNTSVLTRQTLMLKYQTLIREHSKEIAENMVKENGKTMADAEGDVLRGLQVVDACTAIPCLQMGESTPNIATDMDIISYKVPLGVTASICPFNFPAMIPLWSFPVSVACGNATILKPSERVPGASMILADLFAKAGAPPGLLNVIHGQHAAVDFICEHPDIKAVSFVGSDQAGKYIYRQSSAHGKRVQCNMGAKNHCVVLPDANKNKTLSQIVGAAFGAAGQRCMALSVAIFVGKSKDWVTELVEAAKRLKVNAGHVPGTDLGPVISPRSKKRICDLIETGVKDGATLALDGRGLVVSGFEKGNFVGPTVLTNVKTSMQCYTEEIFGPVLSCIFADTLDEAIDIINKCPYGNGTAVFTSNGATARAFVNRIEAGQVGVNVPIPVPLPMFSFTGNKGSFLGDNHFYGKHGINFHTQVKTITQLWRSGDAGDIASSTAMPTMQ; from the exons ATGGCGTTCCTCGCGAGAATCGTTAAGTGCGAG GCGCAATTTGTCGCAAGGACTTACAGCAGTAGCGTACCAACGGTTAAGATGTACATTGATGGCCAATTCGTAG AATCGAAGGCCACAGAGTTCACCGACGTTCATGATCCAGCAACGAACGAGCTGTTATGTCGCACGCCAAAGTGCACGAAAGAGGAAATGGAGACAGCCGTGAAAAGTGCGAAGGAAGCGTATAAGAAATGGAAAAATACCAGTGTATTAACTAGGCAAACGCTGATGCTTAAGTATCAAACTCTCATACGCGAACATTCG AAAGAAATCGCAGAGAACATGGTGAAGGAAAATGGGAAAACAATGGCTGATGCCGAAGGCGACGTTCTTCGAGGACTTC AGGTCGTCGACGCGTGTACCGCGATTCCTTGCCTGCAAATGGGCGAGAGCACGCCAAACATCGCCACAGATATGGACATAATTTCCTACAAAGTTCCCCTTGGCGTAACTGCCTCCATCTGTCCGTTCAATTTCCCCGCGATGATACCTCTTTGGTCGTTTCCGGTCTCGGTCGCCTGTGGAAACGCCACGATTCTCAAACCGTCCGAGCGTGTACCAGGAGCTTCGATGATCCTGGCCGATCTATTCGCCAAAGCCGGTGCTCCACCAGGATTGTTGAACGTTATCCACGGCCAACACGCCGCTGTCGATTTCATCTGCGAGCATCCTGATATCAAGGCAGTTTCTTTCGTCGGTTCTGATCAAGCG GGAAAATACATTTACAGACAGAGCAGCGCgcatggaaaacgcgtgcagtGCAACATGGGTGCGAAGAATCATTGCGTGGTGCTGCCAGATGCGAATAAGAATAAAACCCTTTCTCAAATCGTGGGAGCTGCTTTCGGGGCTGCCGGCCAACGATGCATGGCGCTTTCTGTGGCAATATTCGTGGGTAAATCGAAGGATTGGGTGACAGAATTGGTGGAAGCCGCAAAGAGATTAAAGGTAAATGCGGGACACGTACCTGGAACCGATCTCGGGCCCGTTATATCTCCGCGATCTAAGAAGAGGATATGCGATCTGATCGAGACGGGGGTGAAAGATGGTGCCACGTTGGCTCTCGACGGCAGAGGTCTCGTTGTCAGTGGTTTCGAAAAGGGAAATTTCGTTGGACCAACCGTATTGACAAACGTGAAG ACCTCGATGCAATGTTACACAGAGGAAATCTTTGGGCCCGTTCTTTCGTGTATTTTCGCTGATACTTTGGACGAAGCTATCGACATTATTAACAAATGTCCTTATGGAAATGGAACTGCTGTGTTTACGTCGAACGGTGCAACGGCTAGAGCATTCGTAAATAGAATAGAGGCTGGCCAGGTTGGCGTAAACGTTCCTATTCCAGTGCCACTGCCCATGTTTAGTTTCACCGGAAATAAGGGATCTTTCTTAGGCGACAATCATTTTTACGGCAAGCAC GGTATAAATTTCCACACGCAAGTAAAAACGATAACGCAGCTGTGGAGATCCGGAGACGCTGGTGATATCGCTTCCTCGACGGCAATGCCAACCATGCAATAA
- the LOC126922821 gene encoding probable methylmalonate-semialdehyde dehydrogenase [acylating], mitochondrial isoform X4 → METAVKSAKEAYKKWKNTSVLTRQTLMLKYQTLIREHSKEIAENMVKENGKTMADAEGDVLRGLQVVDACTAIPCLQMGESTPNIATDMDIISYKVPLGVTASICPFNFPAMIPLWSFPVSVACGNATILKPSERVPGASMILADLFAKAGAPPGLLNVIHGQHAAVDFICEHPDIKAVSFVGSDQAGKYIYRQSSAHGKRVQCNMGAKNHCVVLPDANKNKTLSQIVGAAFGAAGQRCMALSVAIFVGKSKDWVTELVEAAKRLKVNAGHVPGTDLGPVISPRSKKRICDLIETGVKDGATLALDGRGLVVSGFEKGNFVGPTVLTNVKTSMQCYTEEIFGPVLSCIFADTLDEAIDIINKCPYGNGTAVFTSNGATARAFVNRIEAGQVGVNVPIPVPLPMFSFTGNKGSFLGDNHFYGKHGINFHTQVKTITQLWRSGDAGDIASSTAMPTMQ, encoded by the exons ATGGAGACAGCCGTGAAAAGTGCGAAGGAAGCGTATAAGAAATGGAAAAATACCAGTGTATTAACTAGGCAAACGCTGATGCTTAAGTATCAAACTCTCATACGCGAACATTCG AAAGAAATCGCAGAGAACATGGTGAAGGAAAATGGGAAAACAATGGCTGATGCCGAAGGCGACGTTCTTCGAGGACTTC AGGTCGTCGACGCGTGTACCGCGATTCCTTGCCTGCAAATGGGCGAGAGCACGCCAAACATCGCCACAGATATGGACATAATTTCCTACAAAGTTCCCCTTGGCGTAACTGCCTCCATCTGTCCGTTCAATTTCCCCGCGATGATACCTCTTTGGTCGTTTCCGGTCTCGGTCGCCTGTGGAAACGCCACGATTCTCAAACCGTCCGAGCGTGTACCAGGAGCTTCGATGATCCTGGCCGATCTATTCGCCAAAGCCGGTGCTCCACCAGGATTGTTGAACGTTATCCACGGCCAACACGCCGCTGTCGATTTCATCTGCGAGCATCCTGATATCAAGGCAGTTTCTTTCGTCGGTTCTGATCAAGCG GGAAAATACATTTACAGACAGAGCAGCGCgcatggaaaacgcgtgcagtGCAACATGGGTGCGAAGAATCATTGCGTGGTGCTGCCAGATGCGAATAAGAATAAAACCCTTTCTCAAATCGTGGGAGCTGCTTTCGGGGCTGCCGGCCAACGATGCATGGCGCTTTCTGTGGCAATATTCGTGGGTAAATCGAAGGATTGGGTGACAGAATTGGTGGAAGCCGCAAAGAGATTAAAGGTAAATGCGGGACACGTACCTGGAACCGATCTCGGGCCCGTTATATCTCCGCGATCTAAGAAGAGGATATGCGATCTGATCGAGACGGGGGTGAAAGATGGTGCCACGTTGGCTCTCGACGGCAGAGGTCTCGTTGTCAGTGGTTTCGAAAAGGGAAATTTCGTTGGACCAACCGTATTGACAAACGTGAAG ACCTCGATGCAATGTTACACAGAGGAAATCTTTGGGCCCGTTCTTTCGTGTATTTTCGCTGATACTTTGGACGAAGCTATCGACATTATTAACAAATGTCCTTATGGAAATGGAACTGCTGTGTTTACGTCGAACGGTGCAACGGCTAGAGCATTCGTAAATAGAATAGAGGCTGGCCAGGTTGGCGTAAACGTTCCTATTCCAGTGCCACTGCCCATGTTTAGTTTCACCGGAAATAAGGGATCTTTCTTAGGCGACAATCATTTTTACGGCAAGCAC GGTATAAATTTCCACACGCAAGTAAAAACGATAACGCAGCTGTGGAGATCCGGAGACGCTGGTGATATCGCTTCCTCGACGGCAATGCCAACCATGCAATAA